In Lathamus discolor isolate bLatDis1 chromosome 12, bLatDis1.hap1, whole genome shotgun sequence, a genomic segment contains:
- the RFLNA gene encoding refilin-A, whose product MVGHLQLQGMDESLKEKSREGLLDSPDSGLPPSPSPPFYSLSPGEGRAGGSGGADPPAPGHRREAKDGKVMPYLLLNPSMPEMRPRMYPVFFGESIEVTPEPLQEIRCNSEVKYDSEKHYRDDIFYGPIPTVTTYSETIIAAPNCTWRNYKSQLIFEPRQKPLRFQSTTIIFPKRAKNIYRTTLNYSLGCAKRWFASSVQLELCEETSPCVIYSETL is encoded by the exons ATGGTAGGTCACCTCCAGCTGCAAGGGATGGACGAGAGCCTGAAGGAGAAGAGCCGGGAAGGCTTGCTGGACAGCCCGGACTCGGGGCTGCCCCCCAGTCCCAGTCCCCCTTTCTACTCCCTGTCGCCCGGTGAGGGCCGAGCTGGGGGCAGCGGCGGTGCGGACCCCCCGGCCCCGGGGCACCGGCGGGAGGCCAAGGACGGCAAAGTG aTGCCTTACCTGCTCCTGAACCCATCCATGCCAGAGATGAGGCCTCGAATGTACCCTGTGTTTTTTGGAGAAAGCATTGAGGTGACCCCTGAGCCCTTGCAGGAAATCAG GTGCAATTCCGAGGTGAAGTACGACTCCGAGAAGCATTATCGGGATGACATTTTCTACGGCCCCATCCCCACCGTCACCACCTACAGCGAGACAATCATTGCTGCTCCCAACTGTACCTGGCGGAACTACAAGTCCCAGCTGATCTTTGAGCCCCGCCAGAAGCCACTGAGGTTTCAGAGCACGACCATCATCTTCCCAAAGCGTGCCAAGAACATTTACCGGACCACCCTCAACTACAGCTTGGGTTGTGCCAAGCGTTGGTTTGCTTCCAGCGTGCAGCTGGAACTCTGTGAGGAAACCAGCCCGTGCGTCATCTACAGCGAGACCCTCTGA